The nucleotide window TGAAGTTCACGCTAGAACAAAATTTGCATTATTAGAAGGATGAGAGTGCACTGAGGCAAATAGCTGAAATGAGATAGTGTGTGGTGTATGAGTTGGAAGAAAGCAGAATAATTTAATGAGGAAGCAGCCTCTCATGCACTATAGAAAGTATGAAACAGGCTATAAGAATGTACGGAGGCAAATTTACAGGTATGGTTTGAGCTCGCATTATGTGCAGCTATTATAGGATACTATAGTACAAAAGGTCAGTGTGAGACTGTGGATCTTTGTGCAATTTTATAACATACAGCAAACaatgcaaaagcaaaaaaaaaaagatatctcAGAAAGCGGAGTATAGCAAATCAATCAGACTAGCATAAATGTTGCTCAGTAAAAGGTTTCTTACAACATACACCTTATTAATAAACAAAGTTATGAATCTTGATTGTTACATGCatatgtaacccatacacctaatGAGTGTGTTGTACTATCCCAATGAatggcaccaagaccacttacaAAGGAAGTAATCTCtgtgttctacagccttagctgcaGCCTTAGCTGCAAGAAGTTTGTGCAGTAAGCTCCAGAAgttccaggttcaattctgcctgttGGCAATATACATATATATCAAACTCATTTATATCAAGAGTTATTCTCATTATTTATTACTATAGCAAAAGGACAATGGAATATGTGGATGATTTAAAATGTTATTATGGcaagaaaggaaaaataatttcactgggagggtggtgaagcactggaataggttggCTAGGGaggatggaatctccatcgttAGCAGTTTTTAAGGCCAGGATTGACAAAGCCCTTACTGTAAttatttaaacttaaaaaacaacaaatggtctggtagcactttatagactaacaaaatacgtagatggtatcacgagcttttgtgggcaaagcccacttcttcagatgtatcAAACCtgggttaaaaaagaattagattcatttatggaggatatgtccatcagtggctgttaagCAAGATATTCAGAAATACATACTCATAGACTGGGTGTTGCTAAGCCTCTGAAGGCCAGATCCTGAGACTGGATAATAGGGGATGGAGACAGTAAACTAGGTCAGAAATTTGGAAATGTGCTAAAagccaagaacataagaatggccatagcaCATCAGcccaatggtctatctagcctCGCTTTCAACAATGAcccatgccagatgcttcaaagggataAAAAAATAGGGCAATTTTCAAGAGCTTCATCCCCTATCATCTAGTCTCAGTATCTGGCCTTCAGAGGCTTAGCAACACCCAGTCTATGAGTATGTATTTCTGAATATCTTGcttaacagccactgatggacatatcctccataaatgcatctaattcttttttaacccagttatagttGTGACCTTTACAATATCCGTTGGCAACAAGTTAAACcctctgcctattaatttaatagGTTGACACTGAAAGAAGATATGAAATATCTTATAAAACCAAAATCTCTGGTAGCTTGTATGCTTTACTGTGACCATCTTCTCCAATAGATAAAAACTAATAGACCAGAGACAAAAATGGTTTCAATGGAAGATTTGATTAAACTTTAATCTgaaacaaactgctttttcgCATGCTTCATCTGCGGCAAAGCTGGTGTAGGGTGAAGAGAGGAACACCCAAACAAATAGATAATTTTGGTGAATTGCAATGAGATAAAGCTGTGTTAAAATATAAGGCAAACTCGGAGAAATTGAGATGGTGTTGGAGAATCAGGTCAGAAACAAAAATATGTGGTTAGTTGGCATCCATTTCCATCTGGAGAGGAAAGTTCGTCATTCCATTGCATACATGAAAAAAGTGATTGCTTCAATATTGGGCAAAATAGAAGAAGATGACCGCATCAATGACATAGAGTAGAAATCTGCAAAGTGTCTGTGAGAGGTATGGTTTTGAAACTCAACTGGAGCACAATTTTTGCCATAATCTGGAAGTTAGCTGTAGCCAGGAAAGAGAGACTTAtcatttgaagaaaaaaacaacTTTCTTTTTCTCAAATTAGCAACACAGAAGATAGTGGGAGCTGGTGAAACAATGTAGAGGCAGCAGTTATGTTTCCAAGCAGGGGGAAATTAAGGTATAGACACTGTAAGTCTGTGCCTAATGCCCCAAATATTGGAACTTTGTGAGATAACAAAATTCATGTTACATCAGCCTCTcaacttcttttggaaaaaaatatatcATCTAGGGTGGTTTcaaagaaaagttttaaaatgtgaatCACATTGTATCTCTCTGAGCATCCAGACAGCATGAAAAAATGAATTGCCCCAAGTAGATCCATGGTGTATTAACACCAAGATCCACTGTTCTGCATGGCTCTGACAGCACCAGGCCATCAGAAGACAGTGTGACAGATCAAAATAGTTGAGTAGACATGATCTACTAACCACCACAGATGAAATGCCTTGGCTGTTGGTTGAAgtatcagctgggtggcacctagCAAGAGTGGAAAATGTTAAGCTATCTCACAAGTCCACTAAAATAAAATTCTGGGTTGTTTTGGCCAGTATATCGAGAATGTCTTTCTCTTCAACACAGAGGGGGAATGAAAACCTGATGTACTGCCTTTCTATTTTATGAAATTACACCAGGGATAAACTTGATCTaaatggtttcaataaaaatatataacaCACCATTATTCAATAAATGTATTTCAGGAATCAACCATGCAATAATGTggtggtgtttttaaaaatatttctgaactACTGAATCATGTGATTactaactaataataataatttctaacaaataataaaaaacgCAACTGAACATCGTCAACAGAACAGAATAACACATAGTAATGGTAATGCTATAGTGTATTAACATACTCAGCCACACAAAATGACAGTCTTTTAGTTGTTTACCAGGCATGTCAGGGATTATCTTTttagtaaatatttttattattattttaatagagACTCAAGGAACTGAAACAGAGGGAGTTTGCTCGAAATGTAGCTTCCAAGTCCAGAAAAGATGAAAGGAAACAGGAAAAGGCTCTCCAACGTTTGCACAAGTTAGCTGAACTGAGAAAAGAGGCAGCATGGTGAGTGAATAGCTACTGAAATGGAAAAAGCACTGGAAAAATAATCCCCAAACTATTAGCTGGGCTGTGGGACACATGACAGTTAAGATCCTGATCCCAGAGCAAGGTGCATATATTTTTATGGCAAGCTCTAAGCTGCATGTATGCAGTAATTTGATCTGGCACTATGTGAAGAAATAAATGTTTAACGTTACTTTTTTAGTGGAGCTAAAATGGTAtgtatttttagttaaaaataTGTTGCATATATATTTCATAAAGCCAGGCACAATGTTGAAAGCATTAGTGAACTAGGTCAAGCATTTGAAGCTCGGCATTATTTTATTAATGAGGAAAGGATACACTCTATTTTTCTGGGATGTAACAAATCTATGTGACTTAGTGTTTGAACTGCTCACCTGGGAATGCATCAGGAAATCtagttttaaatttaaatagctaGAGAAACTATCTAGGGGAATACCTTAAAAGAAAATGTTCCCTTTCCTGAACACATCAGGGTGCATATCCCAACCATAACAATTACTTCTCACCAGACGTATATTCCCTCTGGAATCTGGAAATATATTCTTAGTTGACACTGATACTTCTTCATTTGAGGTGACAGCCTTCTTACCAAAAATGTACTTATTTATTACACAGAGAACCCAGTGTAAAAGAATTTGAACCATTTTAAATGTGCTCCAACAGAGATCAATCCATCAAAGAAAAAATAGTTGGTGGTTAATGTGTAAATGAAATGTTTATCCAGATGTTATCTATGGCCAGAACTGTGTCTCAtcagggctatatctacacagcagcattatttcaggataactgacattcaaaaataacaaagagcacatctagacagcaaaccattatttcaaaataatggtgagctggaggacttcttactctgactactgtaaccctattttatgaggagtaagggaagtctacaGTGCACCGTTATtctgagataactagcattattttgaaataacaatgtgagtgtctacacagccattccgttattttgaaataatttcaaaataacggacagcttattccgaaatctgcaaacctcattctacaaggaataacgcctattccaaaatagctatttcaaaatagcccctcaccagggccattctaagttattcctccccagtgcctcctagggctctaaatcaagacagcacatctacattagggaagcctatcttggactaattttgaggtttccctgcagtgaagttatactaattcgaaataagttactttggaatagctattccagaatagtttatttcaaaataagcgtgccgtgtagacatacccgaagagtgTTCTTCATTCAGCTTCTTGTTGTGCagccagcaccaaaagccgaattaagctattttaacttcagctacacaattgacgtagctgaagttgcatagtttaatttgactattgacctgctgtgtaaatgtgccccAGGTGAGCTTTAATGCTGAAGTAGTGATACTTAATTTTGTCAGACAGCTAATATACTCCTTAACTCTGCCCAAAATAGTTGGAAGTGCATATATGTTTTGAGCACAAAATATATGTTTTTTAGCAAACTTGGGACTTGCACATTTAAAATGGATGTGCTTACCAAGTTTACGGACAGAATTAAAGAAGCTCattggatgaaaaggagcagataTTGTTAAGAGATTGAgatcatttttaaaattccttttttaACCTATCTATATTATGTAGTTCTCTTCAGTCTATACATTGTTCTGATTAACTGAGAGTAGGTTCAAAAGCAGCATTAAAAATATTATACTTTCAACTAAATTTAAACCTTATTCGTAATAGAATGAAATAGTGTGTTTTGGGACTAGGAGACTAAAGAACGTGATTCAGCTTTATAGACTAATACCACTGGATCTTGGTGGTGGTGATCTTCTGTGTCCCCGGAACAGAGCAGTGCCAATTACTACAAACAccattcatatttttattttttggaaaaccCGATTTTTTGACAAAAACAGAAGACAGAATTTAGCAAACTTCAGGCAATGGCATCAGTTCAGATGTTTTTGGTGGGAGGGGAAAATTCTGGTCCATAGCACTCCTTTCCACAACAATGTCTCTGGTCATCCCCTTTTCCCACACACAGACTCAGCCTCCCTCAGCCAAGCAGCCTCCTTTTACCCAGACGGTGTTTATCTATTGTGGAAAGGCGTCAAAATTTGAGTGGACTTCCCTGTGCTCCACCAACCAGACTCTTCACATTACAACATCAACTGGCTTAGATGCCCTTCCATCTAGACAGAGAGGTAGCCAGGCCAAATTTGAAGAGTGGTGCAATTCCATGCACCAGATTACAAATATCCTACAATAAAATTTGGTCGAGTTGCTTCTCTTTCTGATTTAGTGCAGAACCACTGCTTAAAAGTGGTTGGGTCATGGCTACAGTCTTTATAGCCCTTGGAACTTTGAGCTAATACACAACTCTCTGGGGAAGGCTGTTCGCCTTTTTCCCTCGCTTTCCTAATTGTTGCCACTGATGTCAGATTATACTGTAAGGTTGGTAACAAACATATTTTTGGCTTTGTTTCCATTCTGTTTTTTGTCAAGTACTATTTCTGTTTTGAGGGGATGATGTTTCTATGAAGAGTAAGACTGCATCTGAATTTTGTGTTCTGACTTTATTGAATTATTACTATATTACTGTTCCTATGGGAGCAGCAgataaacagacacacaaacatttttgCTAAAATTACCTAGGTTTGAATGATAAAAAGCTTAGCTCTGTGGAATAGCCAGTCTAAAGATATTTCCAACCTAGCTGGAGTCAGGTACCACAGGAATGCTCACGAGAAACCCATTCCTTATGAGATATCCACGCCTATTTCCAGCCAAAACAGATTAACCACAGCGAGGCATCCATGCATGTAGATGCATAAAGTCACCTGTCCTGACTTTATGAAGGATTTTGAGTTGTTCCATCATTACTTCAAATATCAGTTTGATTTTCCAGTTAAAACCAGCTGTGTTGTACTAAATTGGGTACGTTTTAAAAGTAGCATAACCTGTGCATGAATGCAGAAATTCCCAAATTATGATCTGTAGTCTATGGGTGTTCTTTTGGCTCTTCTCCTGGCTTCTTGTTGAGTAAAACATACCAGATGGAATGAAGAGATAGAATCAAGAACAAAAGTAGACagcatgattaatttttttcatgAAGGATAAATcacatagggtgcatctatactgcacccatagctatgcaatttgagctatgcacttatttcaaaataatccgctattccgaaacatcccttactcctcatggaatgagatttacagggatgtcagaataatgttgggcatgctcaaaagacgcgTCCTTGCAGtgtagtgtagaagtagccttttTGAATGAGGATCAGCTGAAAGTACATAAATACTTACCTgttctttatttattttgcatgtaCGAATTTGATACAGTTTTCACGGTTACGTTTGTGATCACAGAtgggaggagaggcagagtgggaggagaggcaGACATATCTATGAGACAGAAGTGATTTAAGAGGCATCCATTGCAGGAAGAAGAAGTTTGAAACCCCCTGCTATAATGTCTTGTTTCGGAGCTATTGATTTAACATAAATTAACCTGTTCCCTTAGAAATCTTTGTGGAAACAAATGTAACACAATGTTCTGGCAATAACAGTACAATAGAAATGCAGTAACTGTGAGCTTTTAATTTAGTTGGAGTGTACTCATGGCaggttttgttgtgttttttagtGCTCCCGGGAGTGGCCCTATGTTCAAGTCCACTACAGTTACCGTGAAAGATAATTTCCATGAAATCCCACAAAGTACTATCATAGACTCTTCTAACAAACAACAAAATTTCAATTGCACATTAGTGCACAACACACAGAATACTAAAGAGGTTACTTCTAGtgctttttctgcttctgaaaCTGCAAGTAATAACAAATCTGACAGTAACAAACTTGGGGATCAAGTACAAGGAGCCCAGGGGCATAAAATAGGATTCTCCTTTGCTTTTCCTAAGAAAGCATCAGTGAAATTGGAGTCCTCAGCTGCAGTTTTCTATGAATATAATGATGAAATATCTCATGAACATGGATTTAGCAGAAGAAGTAGATTTGTTCCAGGAACTTGTAATCTTCAGTCTCCATCAGCAACAGAAATAGTTTTGTGCTCTGAGGAGAAACATAACTACATTCCCTCACAGATAGAAAAATGTACTAACACAGCAGAAGCTTCCAATGTTCAAGAACCAAAAGAACTATCCAGTAAAGAGAATATAATACTAGAGAACACAGTATTAATTCCTGCTGATTCTCATTTGAAACAACCAATGTCTGATGATTTGGATGATTATTGTGTTAATATCAATTCAAGAGCATTACCAGATCAATTATTGTCCACAGTTGCTGCTAGTAATCAGACACTATGTGTAGAAAATAATAGTTCTGAGCTTTTGGGAAAGAAATCCACAGCTTTTGATATCAGTGATGGTTGCTTATCTTTACAAAATATAACAGAGGAAAATAATCAATACATTCCTAGTGATTCATCCACACCTGAAGCAGAAATTAAAAAACCTGGGTGTGAAACATCATCAAATTCTGAAGGGGAGATTACAGCCTCACAGAACAAACAAGAGACACACAAAAGACCTTGTGAACCATTTGTTCCTGTTCTGAGCAAACATGGATCATCCATTCTTCAGTGGCCATCTGAAATGTTAATTTATACATGTACTGAACCATCTATTTCATATAGCTGTAATCCCTTATGTTTTGATTTCAAGTCATCAAGAGCAAATAACAGCATGGAGAAAACTAAACATCAGCCAAACATTCCTCATTCTCATCACACAACTGATTCCAACCAGAGTATTGTTTTAGATGACCCGGATAGATCTATTTCAGAATGTGCTGATTACAAAACAGAGAGTAATAAAAATGTGTGTGACCAAACAACATTACTTATAAGAGATGTTCCGTTAGCTAAAAGCTGTAAACCTGCAACAAATCAAGGTAAAATGTGCTTGGATGCCTCTTTCAGGCTTGGGAAAGCAGAAAAATACCACATTTCCAAAAACCATTTACAACAGGACACCATGATAGATGATAAACACAACAAAGTATGGAACAAAGAAACTCACAaaagatggtttcacaaaaatagaaaaagaagaagaaggagaAAACTGTGTCCTCACTATTATGAGCAAACAGCAAAGGCAGAAGCTGAAGCATCTTCAACAGTTGAACAGGAAATTAAATATGTCAATGAAGATAAGCCTGAGCACCTTCAGAACACTTCAGAGAAGTACAGAGATGAAACTGGAAGCATATGGTTAGCTGCAGAGCAGTTGCATCAATCATGTAAAAAACTTGGCATTGAAAACAGTGATCGCAAAAGAACCATGTTCACAGAAACACACATACAGGGAGACAAAGACCCATGTGATACTTGGAATACAAAAAATAGGAATGACCATTGCACTGATGCTGAACCTCAGCACAGAAAGTACAAAACAAACTCTCATAGACAGTCAAAACAACGGACTTTGAATTCTGGAAGACATAACTTAATGTGTTCTAGAACTTTATGTAGCTCTAAGGTCAGAAGATCTAACTGTAGCCCAGATCATCAATGTTTGGAAAAATATACAAGTCAAAGCCAGTCCATAAAGAGAGCCTACAACTTTCTGACTGATGAACCTGAAAGGTCTCATCGAAAACGAAGACAACATACGTATTCTTGTTCATCAGATGAAAGTACATGTAGACAGGCATTTTTATCAGAAGAGTATCTCAGGCAAACAAGTAATTTAGCAGTACATTGTAAGCctaaaaggaaaagaaggaaaaaaagacctAGAATCCAGCACCTATTTGTCAATAAAGAAC belongs to Pelodiscus sinensis isolate JC-2024 chromosome 7, ASM4963464v1, whole genome shotgun sequence and includes:
- the ZNF804A gene encoding zinc finger protein 804A, coding for MECYYIVISSAHLSNGHFRNIKGVFRGPLSKNGNKTLDYAEKENTIAKALEDLKANFYCELCDKQYYKHQEFDNHINSYDHAHKQRLKELKQREFARNVASKSRKDERKQEKALQRLHKLAELRKEAACAPGSGPMFKSTTVTVKDNFHEIPQSTIIDSSNKQQNFNCTLVHNTQNTKEVTSSAFSASETASNNKSDSNKLGDQVQGAQGHKIGFSFAFPKKASVKLESSAAVFYEYNDEISHEHGFSRRSRFVPGTCNLQSPSATEIVLCSEEKHNYIPSQIEKCTNTAEASNVQEPKELSSKENIILENTVLIPADSHLKQPMSDDLDDYCVNINSRALPDQLLSTVAASNQTLCVENNSSELLGKKSTAFDISDGCLSLQNITEENNQYIPSDSSTPEAEIKKPGCETSSNSEGEITASQNKQETHKRPCEPFVPVLSKHGSSILQWPSEMLIYTCTEPSISYSCNPLCFDFKSSRANNSMEKTKHQPNIPHSHHTTDSNQSIVLDDPDRSISECADYKTESNKNVCDQTTLLIRDVPLAKSCKPATNQGKMCLDASFRLGKAEKYHISKNHLQQDTMIDDKHNKVWNKETHKRWFHKNRKRRRRRKLCPHYYEQTAKAEAEASSTVEQEIKYVNEDKPEHLQNTSEKYRDETGSIWLAAEQLHQSCKKLGIENSDRKRTMFTETHIQGDKDPCDTWNTKNRNDHCTDAEPQHRKYKTNSHRQSKQRTLNSGRHNLMCSRTLCSSKVRRSNCSPDHQCLEKYTSQSQSIKRAYNFLTDEPERSHRKRRQHTYSCSSDESTCRQAFLSEEYLRQTSNLAVHCKPKRKRRKKRPRIQHLFVNKEPINETHNSTLNILGELLTQENIQQTKAQSTEAYTKNVEQTTELVEEKLTLQSDCLLLSDNNKPTECSALESSPNTYLEDLTHPVAFVIEHGAVTTATPENTLEKEKKHENVRGPESQAAYKVPSIDRNVEQIPHKSYLCHYEVAETIPQEKINETTTEWLQLNSGTFNSPPPLSFKEAHINSHTFLTTEQILAPFTLPDQTLIFPPENHGKFKDLPCEAYQQLMQQNMLANKVKFAFPPTAFQPSNSPLQPLPLQQPLCSTSVTTIHHTVLQQHAAAAAAAAASTFKVLQHPQQFLSQVPTLSRTPLPHLAVGPRLCPGTHTTFVAPPQLPLIPTSVFHPSHLAFSPLPHALFPSLLSPHPAVIPLQPLF